ACGGCCATGCACACTGCAGGTGTTGCTAACACGTTGGACCGTGGGGCGGCTGCCAGATCGGTCACCTATGCTCGCTGGGCGGTAACGCACGCGTTAGAATATGCGGCGGCAAGTTCGGCACCCTCCCACCCTCTTCGAGCCCCTGCCGTGCAACAAATCAAGATTTTCAAAGGCATTGAAAATGATCTCGCAGCACTCGAAACGGAGGTGAACTCCTGGCTCGTCGAGTCTAGAGCCGAGGTGATTCATATCTTTGGCAACATGGCGCCGCAAAGTGGCGTCGCCGACGGAAAAAGCACAGGCCTCTCGCACAGCGATTTTCCGCCCTCTGACGTGCTGCTGATTGTGCATTACCGAAAACGATAGTTTGTCGGGCGGCGAACCATCTGGCAGATCCATTTGTCTCTGGCACAGTAGTGCGACACGCCGACCTGCAACAGTGATCACTGAAACACGTGGTTACCGCGGCTTCTTGTCATTGGGTACGCGTGCGAATGCAGCGCATTGTTTGCATTCTCCTTCCTGCAAAAGAGCACGAGATGCCTACTCCCGTTTTTCACGTTGACGCCTTCAGCGATCACATATTTGGCGGTAATCCCGCTGCGATTTGTCCCCTGGACAATTGGCCGGGCGAAGAAACTTTGCAGGCCATTGCCGCCGAACACAATCTTTCAGAGACGGCCTACCTACGTCAGGTATCGCCGGGCCGTTACGAGCTGCGCTGGTTCACACCGGCGGTCGAGGTGGATCTGTGTGGCCACGCCACCCTGGCCGCGGCGCTGATTGTGTTTGCAGAGTTGGAGCCTGACCTTGCTGATATCGCCTTTGAAACACGGAGTGGGCAACTTAAAGTTCGCCGCGTGGGTGATCGTCTGGCGATGGATTTTCCATCGCGCCGACCTGTGCCGTGCGAGCCGCCGCACGAGTTAATTGCGGGCCTTGGCGCAAATCCGGCAACTGTGCTCAAGTCGCGGGACTTTCTGGCCGTCTACGCGTCGGAGGACGCAATTCGCGAACTGCAGCCGGATTTTTCGGTGCTCAAGCGACTGCCCAGTTTAGGGGTAATCGTCACGGCGCCTGGCAAGAACGTCGACTTCGTATCCCGTTTCTTCGCGCCGCAGGCCGGCATCAACGAAGACCCGGTCACCGGATCGGCTCACTCGACGTTGACGCCCTACTGGGCCGAGCGTTTGGGAAAATCGCAATTGCACGCCCGCCAAATCTCGACGCGTGGTGGAGAGCTGTGGTGCTCCGATTTTGGCGATCGTGTTGAAATTGCCGGCCATGCCGTACTTTTTTCCCGTGGCATGATCCACCTTTAAGGCGACCACCATCAATGTGGACGTGGATGGTGGTTCGCGTGCGCATCCCAAACTGCCCGTTTCACCGCCGAGTCGTGATGTGGGGATAAGAAAGGGGCCGCCCAACGGCGGCCCGGAAAAAGCGGCGGCCCGAGTTAAACGGGCTTTTTCCCGATGTTGCAACCATCGGGCGAGGTTCGACCTCCCCGCCACTGTGCACGCCCCGACATGCACTACGTGTATCTATTTTTCCAGGGTAGTTGGCGGTTGGGGGGCGTCAACAGGTGGCCGCAACTGAAAATCTCATGAAATAATGGCTTCTTGGCAGCCTCGCTCAACGTGGCGACGATGACCCGCTTGCCTGGTCAGTTTGAGAACGAGTCCCGACGATTCCGACCCGGCCTTGGGGCAGGCTATGTCGGCTCGTTCATTCCGGGAAGTTGGCTAGAATGGCGACGTGCCTTCGTTACCGACGCGGAATTGCCATTCTACGAAAGTGAGCACGATGATCGCCGGTCAGGGAATTCAATTTGGCGGTGAGGAGCATTTCCAAGCATCGCCCGAGCGGCTTTATACGCAACTCACCGAATTTGACGCCATGACCCGCACGATTCCAGATCTCGTGTCCGCGGAACCGATCGACGAGCATTCGCTACGCTGCGTGGTTCGGCCTGGCCTGTCATTTCTGCGCGGCTCGCTTAGGCTCGTTATTGCGCTAGCGGATCTCAAACGGCCCGAAGAAGCCACCATGAAAATCGACGCGCAGGGAATCGGCGTTTCGATGCGCATCAACTCGACACTGCGGATTGCCGCCGAGAACGGCGGCTCGAAGCTAACCTGGCAGGCCGAGGTCGGCGAGATGCGCGGCTTGGCAGCCGCCTTGAGTCCCGGCCTCGTCAAGGCCGCCGCCGATCAGGTCATTCGACACGCCTGGACTCAGGTGCGCAAGCAGTTGGGCGAGTGAACAGATCGCCACCACAAGTGCCGCGTTGGTGCGGGCACTACCGACTTGTGGGTAACATAGCACGAGTGCGCCATTACTGGAATGCGGCGAAGTCTTTCCCCAATAGTGCGGTGGCGATCTTCAGCTTCATGATTTCGTCGGTTCCTTCATAGATGCGGCACACGCGCACATCTTGCAAATGTCGGCCGACGCGATAAAGCTCGGACCAGCCTCGGCCGCCAAAAATCTGTACGGCCCGATCCGCGGCGTCCCAGGCCGCATTGGATGCAAAGAGTTTCGCCTCGGCTACGTGGAAATCGGCCGCAGCAGCCAGATTTGCGTCGCCCGGTTGTTGATCGCTGGCGGATTTGGCCTGCGCTGCCCGCTCGACGAGTGCGTCGCTGGCGGCGCGGTCCATTTCAATGCCGGCAATGTGCTCTTGCACGAGTTGGTGCCGACCAATCGGCTTGCCGTGCTGCACGCGCGAGCGGGCGTAGGTTAAGGCCTCGGCCAGGCAGTCCTCAATGACGCCCAAACACCCGGCAGCAACGCTCAGCCGACCTGATACCAGGGTTCCCATGGCGATACGAAAGCCGCTCCCTTCCTCGCCCAGCAGGTTCTCCTCGGGCACGGGATGGTCGGTCATTTGAAACATGCCAGTATTGGCCGTGAACATGCCGGGCTTGGCGTGCAAGTCTTCGGCCTCGAACGTCGTACCCACGGTATCGACGATAAACGCACTCATGCGACGATCCTTGCCGCTCTTGCCTTCGGGATATCCAAACGCGACGACGGCGTTGGCAATACCCCCATTGGAAATCAAATACTTCACGCCATTCAGCAAGAAATGTTTCCCTTGCCGGCGATAGGTCGTGGTCATTTCCAGCGGATTACTGCCAGCGTCGGGCTCGGTTAGCCCAAACGCCAGGATCATTTCACCTCGCGTCGAGGGGGGCAGATAACGGCCATGCTGGTCTGCATTGCCGTAACGCATGATGGGGTATTGGCCAATCGAGGTCTGACCCGAAAAGAAAGTGCGCACGCCCGTACCTTCGCGCCCAATGCGTGCTAGCGCGCGGGCGTACGTGACCGAATCCGCGCCGCGACCGCCATATTCGACGGGGACCGGCATGCCGAGCAAATTGTATTTCTTGGCCAGCTCGATGGTTTGGTCATTGAAGCG
The sequence above is drawn from the Pirellulales bacterium genome and encodes:
- a CDS encoding acyl-CoA dehydrogenase family protein; this translates as MTTDSRQKLLADVEAYCQELRPSEELCYVEHRFNDQTIELAKKYNLLGMPVPVEYGGRGADSVTYARALARIGREGTGVRTFFSGQTSIGQYPIMRYGNADQHGRYLPPSTRGEMILAFGLTEPDAGSNPLEMTTTYRRQGKHFLLNGVKYLISNGGIANAVVAFGYPEGKSGKDRRMSAFIVDTVGTTFEAEDLHAKPGMFTANTGMFQMTDHPVPEENLLGEEGSGFRIAMGTLVSGRLSVAAGCLGVIEDCLAEALTYARSRVQHGKPIGRHQLVQEHIAGIEMDRAASDALVERAAQAKSASDQQPGDANLAAAADFHVAEAKLFASNAAWDAADRAVQIFGGRGWSELYRVGRHLQDVRVCRIYEGTDEIMKLKIATALLGKDFAAFQ
- a CDS encoding SRPBCC domain-containing protein; translation: MIAGQGIQFGGEEHFQASPERLYTQLTEFDAMTRTIPDLVSAEPIDEHSLRCVVRPGLSFLRGSLRLVIALADLKRPEEATMKIDAQGIGVSMRINSTLRIAAENGGSKLTWQAEVGEMRGLAAALSPGLVKAAADQVIRHAWTQVRKQLGE
- a CDS encoding PhzF family phenazine biosynthesis protein encodes the protein MPTPVFHVDAFSDHIFGGNPAAICPLDNWPGEETLQAIAAEHNLSETAYLRQVSPGRYELRWFTPAVEVDLCGHATLAAALIVFAELEPDLADIAFETRSGQLKVRRVGDRLAMDFPSRRPVPCEPPHELIAGLGANPATVLKSRDFLAVYASEDAIRELQPDFSVLKRLPSLGVIVTAPGKNVDFVSRFFAPQAGINEDPVTGSAHSTLTPYWAERLGKSQLHARQISTRGGELWCSDFGDRVEIAGHAVLFSRGMIHL